In Lepidochelys kempii isolate rLepKem1 chromosome 10, rLepKem1.hap2, whole genome shotgun sequence, a single window of DNA contains:
- the DECR2 gene encoding peroxisomal 2,4-dienoyl-CoA reductase [(3E)-enoyl-CoA-producing] isoform X2: MSQPGSACQPPPDVDTDDCLQDYSYLFSPDILKGKAAFITGGGSGIGFRVAEVFMRHGCRTIIASRNLQRVAEAAKKLEAATGQRCLPLSLDVRQPQTILAAVDEAVKEFERIDILVNNAAGNFLCPASALSFSAYKTVIDIDTLGTFNVSKVLYEKCLRDHGGVIVNITATLSYRGQALQVHAGTAKAAVDAMTRHLAVEWGPNNIRVNSLAPGPIAGTEGYRRLGGARAEADSYFDTVPLHRAGNKTEIAHSVLYLASPLASYVTGTTLVVDGGSWLTSPNNFPALLGIASHSAKL; the protein is encoded by the exons ATGTCCCAGCCCGGCTCCGCTTGCCAGCCGCCGCCGGACGTTGACACAGATGACTGTCTCCAGGACTATTCCTACCTCTTTAGCCCGGATATTCTCAA GGGCAAAGCTGCATTCATCACTGGAGGCGGCTCTGGGATTGGATTCCGGGTAGCGGAGGTTTTCATGAG GCATGGCTGCCGTACAATCATTGCCAGCAGGAACTTGCAGAGAGTAGCTGAG gctgcCAAGAAGCTGGAGGCTGCTACTGGTCAGCGATGCCTGCCTCTTTCTCTAGACGTCCGGCAGCCTCAAACCATCCTGGCAGCGGTGGACGAGGCTGTGAAAGAGTTTGAACGAATTGACATCCTCGTTAACA ATGCTGCTGGTAATTTCCTGTGCCCGGCCAGTGCTTTGTCCTTCAGTGCCTATAAGACAGTGATCGACATTGACACCCTTGGCACCTTCAATGTCTCCAAAGTGCTCTATGAGAAATGCTTGCGG GACCATGGCGGGGTTATAGTTAACATCACAGCGACTTTGAGCTACAGAGGACAGGCTCTCCAGGTGCATGCTGGGACAGCTAAGGCGGCTGTAG ATGCAATGACCAGGCACCTGGCAGTGGAGTGGGGGCCCAACAACATCCGTGTCAACAGTCTGGCACCAGGCCCCATTGCGGGCACCGAGGGATACCGGCGACTCG GTGGTGCTCGTGCAGAAGCGGACAGCTACTTTGATACAGTGCCCCTCCATAGGGCAGGGAATAAGACGGAGATTGCCCACAGTGTGCTGTACTTGGCGAGCCCCTTGGCATCCTATGTGACTGGCACAACCCTggtggtggatgggggaagctgGCTGACCTCCCCTAACAACTTCCCTGCGCTGTTGGGTATTGCATCACACTCTGCTAAGCTCTAG
- the DECR2 gene encoding peroxisomal 2,4-dienoyl-CoA reductase [(3E)-enoyl-CoA-producing] isoform X4: MGRPWVGAGPCGRRTGEQCREAMSQPGSACQPPPDVDTDDCLQDYSYLFSPDILKGKAAFITGGGSGIGFRVAEVFMRHGCRTIIASRNLQRVAEAAKKLEAATGQRCLPLSLDVRQPQTILAAVDEAVKEFERIDILVNNAAGNFLCPASALSFSAYKTVIDIDTLGTFNVSKVLYEKCLRDHGGVIVNITATLSYRGQALQVHAGTAKAAVDAMTRHLAVEWGPNNIRVNSLAPGPIAGTEGYRRLGGARAEADSYFDTVPLHRAGNKTEIAHSVLYLASPLASYVTGTTLVVDGGSWLTSPNNFPALLDHWAMEVKKDK; this comes from the exons ATGGGCCGGCCCTGGGTGGGAGCGGGTCCCTGCGGGCGGCGCACGGGCGAGCAG TGCAGGGAAGCCATGTCCCAGCCCGGCTCCGCTTGCCAGCCGCCGCCGGACGTTGACACAGATGACTGTCTCCAGGACTATTCCTACCTCTTTAGCCCGGATATTCTCAA GGGCAAAGCTGCATTCATCACTGGAGGCGGCTCTGGGATTGGATTCCGGGTAGCGGAGGTTTTCATGAG GCATGGCTGCCGTACAATCATTGCCAGCAGGAACTTGCAGAGAGTAGCTGAG gctgcCAAGAAGCTGGAGGCTGCTACTGGTCAGCGATGCCTGCCTCTTTCTCTAGACGTCCGGCAGCCTCAAACCATCCTGGCAGCGGTGGACGAGGCTGTGAAAGAGTTTGAACGAATTGACATCCTCGTTAACA ATGCTGCTGGTAATTTCCTGTGCCCGGCCAGTGCTTTGTCCTTCAGTGCCTATAAGACAGTGATCGACATTGACACCCTTGGCACCTTCAATGTCTCCAAAGTGCTCTATGAGAAATGCTTGCGG GACCATGGCGGGGTTATAGTTAACATCACAGCGACTTTGAGCTACAGAGGACAGGCTCTCCAGGTGCATGCTGGGACAGCTAAGGCGGCTGTAG ATGCAATGACCAGGCACCTGGCAGTGGAGTGGGGGCCCAACAACATCCGTGTCAACAGTCTGGCACCAGGCCCCATTGCGGGCACCGAGGGATACCGGCGACTCG GTGGTGCTCGTGCAGAAGCGGACAGCTACTTTGATACAGTGCCCCTCCATAGGGCAGGGAATAAGACGGAGATTGCCCACAGTGTGCTGTACTTGGCGAGCCCCTTGGCATCCTATGTGACTGGCACAACCCTggtggtggatgggggaagctgGCTGACCTCCCCTAACAACTTCCCTGCGCTGTTGG ATCATTGGGCCATGGAAGTGAAGAAAGACAAATGA
- the DECR2 gene encoding peroxisomal 2,4-dienoyl-CoA reductase [(3E)-enoyl-CoA-producing] isoform X1: MSQPGSACQPPPDVDTDDCLQDYSYLFSPDILKGKAAFITGGGSGIGFRVAEVFMRHGCRTIIASRNLQRVAEAAKKLEAATGQRCLPLSLDVRQPQTILAAVDEAVKEFERIDILVNNAAGNFLCPASALSFSAYKTVIDIDTLGTFNVSKVLYEKCLRDHGGVIVNITATLSYRGQALQVHAGTAKAAVDAMTRHLAVEWGPNNIRVNSLAPGPIAGTEGYRRLGGARAEADSYFDTVPLHRAGNKTEIAHSVLYLASPLASYVTGTTLVVDGGSWLTSPNNFPALLDHWAMEVKKDK; the protein is encoded by the exons ATGTCCCAGCCCGGCTCCGCTTGCCAGCCGCCGCCGGACGTTGACACAGATGACTGTCTCCAGGACTATTCCTACCTCTTTAGCCCGGATATTCTCAA GGGCAAAGCTGCATTCATCACTGGAGGCGGCTCTGGGATTGGATTCCGGGTAGCGGAGGTTTTCATGAG GCATGGCTGCCGTACAATCATTGCCAGCAGGAACTTGCAGAGAGTAGCTGAG gctgcCAAGAAGCTGGAGGCTGCTACTGGTCAGCGATGCCTGCCTCTTTCTCTAGACGTCCGGCAGCCTCAAACCATCCTGGCAGCGGTGGACGAGGCTGTGAAAGAGTTTGAACGAATTGACATCCTCGTTAACA ATGCTGCTGGTAATTTCCTGTGCCCGGCCAGTGCTTTGTCCTTCAGTGCCTATAAGACAGTGATCGACATTGACACCCTTGGCACCTTCAATGTCTCCAAAGTGCTCTATGAGAAATGCTTGCGG GACCATGGCGGGGTTATAGTTAACATCACAGCGACTTTGAGCTACAGAGGACAGGCTCTCCAGGTGCATGCTGGGACAGCTAAGGCGGCTGTAG ATGCAATGACCAGGCACCTGGCAGTGGAGTGGGGGCCCAACAACATCCGTGTCAACAGTCTGGCACCAGGCCCCATTGCGGGCACCGAGGGATACCGGCGACTCG GTGGTGCTCGTGCAGAAGCGGACAGCTACTTTGATACAGTGCCCCTCCATAGGGCAGGGAATAAGACGGAGATTGCCCACAGTGTGCTGTACTTGGCGAGCCCCTTGGCATCCTATGTGACTGGCACAACCCTggtggtggatgggggaagctgGCTGACCTCCCCTAACAACTTCCCTGCGCTGTTGG ATCATTGGGCCATGGAAGTGAAGAAAGACAAATGA
- the DECR2 gene encoding peroxisomal 2,4-dienoyl-CoA reductase [(3E)-enoyl-CoA-producing] isoform X3 — protein MTWRSEMQAARSSFLPQRSLASHSSRILAKCKLERRPLAAKKLEAATGQRCLPLSLDVRQPQTILAAVDEAVKEFERIDILVNNAAGNFLCPASALSFSAYKTVIDIDTLGTFNVSKVLYEKCLRDHGGVIVNITATLSYRGQALQVHAGTAKAAVDAMTRHLAVEWGPNNIRVNSLAPGPIAGTEGYRRLGGARAEADSYFDTVPLHRAGNKTEIAHSVLYLASPLASYVTGTTLVVDGGSWLTSPNNFPALLDHWAMEVKKDK, from the exons atgacatggaggtcagagatgcaggcagccaggagctcttttctaccccagaggagcctagccagtcacagcagtcggaTCTTGGCGAAGTGCAAActggagaggaggcccctg gctgcCAAGAAGCTGGAGGCTGCTACTGGTCAGCGATGCCTGCCTCTTTCTCTAGACGTCCGGCAGCCTCAAACCATCCTGGCAGCGGTGGACGAGGCTGTGAAAGAGTTTGAACGAATTGACATCCTCGTTAACA ATGCTGCTGGTAATTTCCTGTGCCCGGCCAGTGCTTTGTCCTTCAGTGCCTATAAGACAGTGATCGACATTGACACCCTTGGCACCTTCAATGTCTCCAAAGTGCTCTATGAGAAATGCTTGCGG GACCATGGCGGGGTTATAGTTAACATCACAGCGACTTTGAGCTACAGAGGACAGGCTCTCCAGGTGCATGCTGGGACAGCTAAGGCGGCTGTAG ATGCAATGACCAGGCACCTGGCAGTGGAGTGGGGGCCCAACAACATCCGTGTCAACAGTCTGGCACCAGGCCCCATTGCGGGCACCGAGGGATACCGGCGACTCG GTGGTGCTCGTGCAGAAGCGGACAGCTACTTTGATACAGTGCCCCTCCATAGGGCAGGGAATAAGACGGAGATTGCCCACAGTGTGCTGTACTTGGCGAGCCCCTTGGCATCCTATGTGACTGGCACAACCCTggtggtggatgggggaagctgGCTGACCTCCCCTAACAACTTCCCTGCGCTGTTGG ATCATTGGGCCATGGAAGTGAAGAAAGACAAATGA